Proteins co-encoded in one Pocillopora verrucosa isolate sample1 chromosome 1, ASM3666991v2, whole genome shotgun sequence genomic window:
- the LOC131772488 gene encoding alpha-mannosidase 2 isoform X1: MKKWIVLLGGAMFCVFFISMYMVVDQLGRLPSSHEIFKNEVTKQIKEPLDFLEKDLNKLQVDLSRSGKIIDGLQNAVDQLRFNGREPPTEKTQDLAPVRRPAVPASDMDDGCIFSGSASGKSANVKMLDMFDVMPFDNIDGGAWKQGWNVQYDDTAFDKEPLKVFVVPHSHNDPGWIKTLDQYYTQQTQHILDNVVDALAVDKKRKFIWAEMSYLSMWWKEADEKRKKLALEQLTNGQLEIVTGGWVMNDEANTHYYAMLDQMIEGHQWIEKNLGSGIKPMSGWAIDPFGHTPTMAYLLRRMGFHSMLIQRTHYQVKKHLGKEKNLEFMWRQNWDHGSSTDMFCHMMPFYSYDVPHTCGPDPKICCQFDFRRLQGGGISCPWRVPPVRIDDYNVASRARLLLDQYKKKAQLYRSNVLFVPLGDDFRYETTFETHEQYTNYQKLMDHINSHPELKATVQFGTLSDYFNALWKTTGTEPGGQPKGFPALSGDFYTYADRDDHYWSGYYTSRPFYKNMDRALETQHRAAEIIFSVAESHARHHGSSSFAVEQLYGLLTNARRNLGVFQHHDGITGTAKDFVVVDYATRMLQSLNDMQRVIQDSAHFLLTSDKSQYRTPDKVLPPLKFGESRQAQDSMPTKEVLTLSNTPRAVVFYNSLTTEREQLVSLHISDPAAMVSDSQGKEVPSQVNLWWDHRDRISTAKYELVFVAKVAPLGVTTYFVSSGLGAKQSEYSSITEYNTNRNPEKPRKEFAHQVREPGSESIFLENDNLKVEFDSLRGLLKSITHKQDGSVTNVAIDFVSYGTKASGDRSGAYLFLPDGPAQAHGLGEQVTVYVSKGKLMQEVRVALPNVVHVVRLYSLSGPEGLTLDIQNKVDIRNQMNKELVMRIKSGIRNAGREYYTDLNGFQMQKRKTLDKIPIQANFYPLPSMAFLQDKSTRLTLLSAQSNGVAGLHEGELQVVLDRRLYQDDNRGLGQGVTDNKVTPANFRLVLQRFKSPHEPDGIPLAYPSLLSHRLLHHLNHPLFTLITPAQSADSENLLSVFESLQSSLPSDVFMVTLRSIGDKQRPRPSGEALLVLHRLGYDCNFECKCLTTTSKGQVKLNHLFQDLSIDKLQSTSLTMLHDYQELDPSSPLNVEPMELYSYKMRLK, translated from the exons ATGAAAAAATGGATTGTCTTACTCGGCGGGGCTATGTTCTGTGTCTTTTTCATTTCTATGTATATGGTGGTGGATCAACTAGGAAGACTGCCAAGTTCAcacgaaattttcaaaaatgag GTTACAAAGCAAATAAAAGAACCTTTGGATTTTCTGGAGAAAGATTTGAATAAACTGCAAGTAGACTTATCGAGATCTGGTAAAATAATTGATGGTTTGCAGAATGCTGTTGATCAATTGAGATTTAATGGTCGAGAACCACCTACTGAAAAGACACAGGATTTGGCACCAGTAAGAAGACCTGCAGTGCCTGCCAGTGACATGGATGATGGCTGTATATTCTCTGGTTCAGCATCAGGAAAATCAGCCAATGTGAAG ATGTTAGACATGTTTGATGTGATGCCATTTGATAACATTGATGGCGGTGCATGGAAGCAAGGTTGGAATGTGCAATATGATGACACAGCATTCGACAAGGAGCCTttaaaagtgtttgttgtaccTCACTCACATAATGATCCAG GCTGGATCAAGACTTTAGATCAGTACTACACACAGCAAACCCAACATATTCTTGATAATGTTGTTGATGCACTTGCAGTAGATAAAAAGCGCAAGTTTATTTGGGCAGAGATGTCATATTTGTCAATGTGGTGGAAGGAAGCAgatgagaaaaggaaaaaacttgcTTTAGA ACAGTTAACTAATGGCCAGTTGGAGATTGTAACAGGAGGATGGGTGATGAATGATGAGGCAAACACTCATTATTATGCCATGCTGGATCAGATGATTGAGGGGCATCAGtggattgaaaaaaatcttgGTTCAG GAATCAAGCCGATGTCTGGCTGGGCCATTGATCCCTTTGGACACACACCCACAATGGCTTATCTTTTGAGACGCATGGGTTTCCATTCTATGTTGATTCAGAGGACGCATTATCAGGTGAAAAAGCATCTTGGCAAGGAGAAAAATCTTGAGTTTATGTGGCGACAGAACTGGG ATCATGGATCATCAACTGACATGTTTTGCCACATGAtgccattttacagttatgaTGTTCCTCACACTTGTGGTCCAGATCCAAAG ATTTGCTGCCAGTTTGATTTCCGTCGTCTGCAAGGTGGTGGTATAAGCTGCCCATGGAGAGTTCCACCTGTGAGAATTGACGATTACAATGTTGCATCAAG AGCCAGATTATTGTTAGATCAGTACAAGAAGAAAGCTCAGCTGTACAGAAGTAATGTGTTATTTGTACCTTTGGGAGATGATTTTCGATATGAGACAACATTTGAGACACACGAGCAGTATACCAACTATCAG AAACTTATGGACCATATCAATTCTCATCCAGAACTGAAGGCAACG GTACAATTTGGGACTTTGAGTGACTATTTCAATGCACTATGGAAAACCACAG GTACTGAGCCTGGAGGCCAACCAAAGGGGTTCCCAGCATTGAGTGGTGACTTCTACACTTATGCAGACAG GGATGATCACTATTGGAGTGGATATTATACATCCAGACCATTCTACAAGAATATGGACAGGGCGCTGGAAACACAACACAG ggCTGCTGAAATAATATTCTCAGTGGCAGAGTCCCATGCTCGCCACCATGGAAGTTCCAGCTTCGCTGTGGAGCAGCTCTATGGTCTTCTCACTAATGCACGTAGAAACCTGGGCGTATTTCAACATCATGATGGTATCACTGGAACAGCAAAGGACTTTGTAGTTGTTGATTATGCCACAAG GATGCTCCAATCTTTGAATGACATGCAGCGAGTGATACAGGACTCTGCCCACTTTCTGTTGACATCAGACAAATCACAGTACAGGACACCAGACAAAGTGTTACCGCCCCTTAAGTTT GGTGAATCCAGACAAGCTCAAGATTCTATGCCAACTAAAGAGGTGCTAACTTTGTCCAATACACCAAG GGCTGTAGTATTTTACAATTCCCTGACTACAGAAAGAGAGCAGTTAGTCAGCCTTCACATCTCGGACCCAGCTGCCATG GTTAGTGACAGTCAAGGAAAGGAAGTTCCAAGTCAGGTGAACTTATGGTGGGATCACAGAGACAGAATTTCAACTGCTAAATACGAA CTCGTGTTTGTCGCCAAAGTTGCCCCTCTGGGTGTGACCACGTACTTTGTGTCATCAGGCCTCGGAGCAAAACAGAGTGAATACTCCAGTATCACAGAATATAATACAAACAGAAATCCTGAAAAACCAAG GAAGGAATTTGCGCATCAAGTGAGGGAACCTGGTTCAGAAAGCATCTTCTTGGAAAATGACAATCTTAAAGTTGAATTTGATAGTCTTCGAGGTTTGTTGAAG AGCATTACACATAAGCAAGACGGATCAGTAACCAATGTTGCCATTGATTTTGTGTCGTATGGCACCAAAGCGAGCGGGGATAGGAGTGGAGCGTATCTGTTTCTCCCTGACGGGCCTGCCCAG GCTCATGGCCTTGGAGAGCAGGTTACAGTGTATGTAAGCAAAGGCAAGTTG ATGCAAGAAGTACGTGTTGCTCTTCCCAATGTGGTGCATGTAGTCAGACTGTACTCACTATCAG GACCCGAAGGACTAACTCTGGATATCCAGAACAAAGTAGACATACGAAATCAAATGAACAAG GAattggtgatgagaataaaaagcGGTATTCGGAACGCTGGCCGAGAATATTACACTGATCTTAACGGATTTCAG ATGCAAAAGCGCAAAACACTTGACAAGATTCCTATCCAAGCCAACTTTTACCCTCTCCCTTCCATGGCTTTCCTTCAAGATAAATCGACGCGTTTGACACTTCTGTCAGCTCAGTCCAATGGAGTAGCCGGTCTACACGAAG GTGAACTTCAAGTGGTTCTTGATCGCCGTTTGTACCAGGATGATAACAGAGGCTTGGGTCAGGGCGTGACTGACAACAAAGTTACCCCCGCTAACTTCAGGCTGGTTCTACAGCGATTCAAAAGTCCACATGAACCT GACGGTATTCCACTTGCCTACCCCTCCCTCCTTAGTCACAGATTGCTGCACCATCTTAATCACCCGCTGTTCACGTTAATAACTCCAGCTCAGTCCGCTGACTCCGAGAACCTGCTGTCGGTTTTCGAAAGTTTACAGTCCAGTCTACCGAGTGATGTCTTCATGGTCACCTTGCGCTCAATTGGAGATAAACAGCGGCCTCGACCCAGTGGCGAGGCTTTGTTGGTACTTCACCGTCTAGGATatgattgtaattttgaatGCAAGTGCCTCACAACGACAAGTAAAGGACAG GTGAAGTTAAACCATTTGTTCCAGGATCTGTCGATCGACAAACTCCAGTCGACTTCTCTGACGATGTTACATGACTACCAAGAATTAGATCCCAGCTCCCCTCTGAACGTAGAACCAATGGAACTTTATTCTTACAAGATGAGACTCAAATGA
- the LOC131772488 gene encoding alpha-mannosidase 2x isoform X2 codes for MKKWIVLLGGAMFCVFFISMYMVVDQLGRLPSSHEIFKNENAVDQLRFNGREPPTEKTQDLAPVRRPAVPASDMDDGCIFSGSASGKSANVKMLDMFDVMPFDNIDGGAWKQGWNVQYDDTAFDKEPLKVFVVPHSHNDPGWIKTLDQYYTQQTQHILDNVVDALAVDKKRKFIWAEMSYLSMWWKEADEKRKKLALEQLTNGQLEIVTGGWVMNDEANTHYYAMLDQMIEGHQWIEKNLGSGIKPMSGWAIDPFGHTPTMAYLLRRMGFHSMLIQRTHYQVKKHLGKEKNLEFMWRQNWDHGSSTDMFCHMMPFYSYDVPHTCGPDPKICCQFDFRRLQGGGISCPWRVPPVRIDDYNVASRARLLLDQYKKKAQLYRSNVLFVPLGDDFRYETTFETHEQYTNYQKLMDHINSHPELKATVQFGTLSDYFNALWKTTGTEPGGQPKGFPALSGDFYTYADRDDHYWSGYYTSRPFYKNMDRALETQHRAAEIIFSVAESHARHHGSSSFAVEQLYGLLTNARRNLGVFQHHDGITGTAKDFVVVDYATRMLQSLNDMQRVIQDSAHFLLTSDKSQYRTPDKVLPPLKFGESRQAQDSMPTKEVLTLSNTPRAVVFYNSLTTEREQLVSLHISDPAAMVSDSQGKEVPSQVNLWWDHRDRISTAKYELVFVAKVAPLGVTTYFVSSGLGAKQSEYSSITEYNTNRNPEKPRKEFAHQVREPGSESIFLENDNLKVEFDSLRGLLKSITHKQDGSVTNVAIDFVSYGTKASGDRSGAYLFLPDGPAQAHGLGEQVTVYVSKGKLMQEVRVALPNVVHVVRLYSLSGPEGLTLDIQNKVDIRNQMNKELVMRIKSGIRNAGREYYTDLNGFQMQKRKTLDKIPIQANFYPLPSMAFLQDKSTRLTLLSAQSNGVAGLHEGELQVVLDRRLYQDDNRGLGQGVTDNKVTPANFRLVLQRFKSPHEPDGIPLAYPSLLSHRLLHHLNHPLFTLITPAQSADSENLLSVFESLQSSLPSDVFMVTLRSIGDKQRPRPSGEALLVLHRLGYDCNFECKCLTTTSKGQVKLNHLFQDLSIDKLQSTSLTMLHDYQELDPSSPLNVEPMELYSYKMRLK; via the exons ATGAAAAAATGGATTGTCTTACTCGGCGGGGCTATGTTCTGTGTCTTTTTCATTTCTATGTATATGGTGGTGGATCAACTAGGAAGACTGCCAAGTTCAcacgaaattttcaaaaatgag AATGCTGTTGATCAATTGAGATTTAATGGTCGAGAACCACCTACTGAAAAGACACAGGATTTGGCACCAGTAAGAAGACCTGCAGTGCCTGCCAGTGACATGGATGATGGCTGTATATTCTCTGGTTCAGCATCAGGAAAATCAGCCAATGTGAAG ATGTTAGACATGTTTGATGTGATGCCATTTGATAACATTGATGGCGGTGCATGGAAGCAAGGTTGGAATGTGCAATATGATGACACAGCATTCGACAAGGAGCCTttaaaagtgtttgttgtaccTCACTCACATAATGATCCAG GCTGGATCAAGACTTTAGATCAGTACTACACACAGCAAACCCAACATATTCTTGATAATGTTGTTGATGCACTTGCAGTAGATAAAAAGCGCAAGTTTATTTGGGCAGAGATGTCATATTTGTCAATGTGGTGGAAGGAAGCAgatgagaaaaggaaaaaacttgcTTTAGA ACAGTTAACTAATGGCCAGTTGGAGATTGTAACAGGAGGATGGGTGATGAATGATGAGGCAAACACTCATTATTATGCCATGCTGGATCAGATGATTGAGGGGCATCAGtggattgaaaaaaatcttgGTTCAG GAATCAAGCCGATGTCTGGCTGGGCCATTGATCCCTTTGGACACACACCCACAATGGCTTATCTTTTGAGACGCATGGGTTTCCATTCTATGTTGATTCAGAGGACGCATTATCAGGTGAAAAAGCATCTTGGCAAGGAGAAAAATCTTGAGTTTATGTGGCGACAGAACTGGG ATCATGGATCATCAACTGACATGTTTTGCCACATGAtgccattttacagttatgaTGTTCCTCACACTTGTGGTCCAGATCCAAAG ATTTGCTGCCAGTTTGATTTCCGTCGTCTGCAAGGTGGTGGTATAAGCTGCCCATGGAGAGTTCCACCTGTGAGAATTGACGATTACAATGTTGCATCAAG AGCCAGATTATTGTTAGATCAGTACAAGAAGAAAGCTCAGCTGTACAGAAGTAATGTGTTATTTGTACCTTTGGGAGATGATTTTCGATATGAGACAACATTTGAGACACACGAGCAGTATACCAACTATCAG AAACTTATGGACCATATCAATTCTCATCCAGAACTGAAGGCAACG GTACAATTTGGGACTTTGAGTGACTATTTCAATGCACTATGGAAAACCACAG GTACTGAGCCTGGAGGCCAACCAAAGGGGTTCCCAGCATTGAGTGGTGACTTCTACACTTATGCAGACAG GGATGATCACTATTGGAGTGGATATTATACATCCAGACCATTCTACAAGAATATGGACAGGGCGCTGGAAACACAACACAG ggCTGCTGAAATAATATTCTCAGTGGCAGAGTCCCATGCTCGCCACCATGGAAGTTCCAGCTTCGCTGTGGAGCAGCTCTATGGTCTTCTCACTAATGCACGTAGAAACCTGGGCGTATTTCAACATCATGATGGTATCACTGGAACAGCAAAGGACTTTGTAGTTGTTGATTATGCCACAAG GATGCTCCAATCTTTGAATGACATGCAGCGAGTGATACAGGACTCTGCCCACTTTCTGTTGACATCAGACAAATCACAGTACAGGACACCAGACAAAGTGTTACCGCCCCTTAAGTTT GGTGAATCCAGACAAGCTCAAGATTCTATGCCAACTAAAGAGGTGCTAACTTTGTCCAATACACCAAG GGCTGTAGTATTTTACAATTCCCTGACTACAGAAAGAGAGCAGTTAGTCAGCCTTCACATCTCGGACCCAGCTGCCATG GTTAGTGACAGTCAAGGAAAGGAAGTTCCAAGTCAGGTGAACTTATGGTGGGATCACAGAGACAGAATTTCAACTGCTAAATACGAA CTCGTGTTTGTCGCCAAAGTTGCCCCTCTGGGTGTGACCACGTACTTTGTGTCATCAGGCCTCGGAGCAAAACAGAGTGAATACTCCAGTATCACAGAATATAATACAAACAGAAATCCTGAAAAACCAAG GAAGGAATTTGCGCATCAAGTGAGGGAACCTGGTTCAGAAAGCATCTTCTTGGAAAATGACAATCTTAAAGTTGAATTTGATAGTCTTCGAGGTTTGTTGAAG AGCATTACACATAAGCAAGACGGATCAGTAACCAATGTTGCCATTGATTTTGTGTCGTATGGCACCAAAGCGAGCGGGGATAGGAGTGGAGCGTATCTGTTTCTCCCTGACGGGCCTGCCCAG GCTCATGGCCTTGGAGAGCAGGTTACAGTGTATGTAAGCAAAGGCAAGTTG ATGCAAGAAGTACGTGTTGCTCTTCCCAATGTGGTGCATGTAGTCAGACTGTACTCACTATCAG GACCCGAAGGACTAACTCTGGATATCCAGAACAAAGTAGACATACGAAATCAAATGAACAAG GAattggtgatgagaataaaaagcGGTATTCGGAACGCTGGCCGAGAATATTACACTGATCTTAACGGATTTCAG ATGCAAAAGCGCAAAACACTTGACAAGATTCCTATCCAAGCCAACTTTTACCCTCTCCCTTCCATGGCTTTCCTTCAAGATAAATCGACGCGTTTGACACTTCTGTCAGCTCAGTCCAATGGAGTAGCCGGTCTACACGAAG GTGAACTTCAAGTGGTTCTTGATCGCCGTTTGTACCAGGATGATAACAGAGGCTTGGGTCAGGGCGTGACTGACAACAAAGTTACCCCCGCTAACTTCAGGCTGGTTCTACAGCGATTCAAAAGTCCACATGAACCT GACGGTATTCCACTTGCCTACCCCTCCCTCCTTAGTCACAGATTGCTGCACCATCTTAATCACCCGCTGTTCACGTTAATAACTCCAGCTCAGTCCGCTGACTCCGAGAACCTGCTGTCGGTTTTCGAAAGTTTACAGTCCAGTCTACCGAGTGATGTCTTCATGGTCACCTTGCGCTCAATTGGAGATAAACAGCGGCCTCGACCCAGTGGCGAGGCTTTGTTGGTACTTCACCGTCTAGGATatgattgtaattttgaatGCAAGTGCCTCACAACGACAAGTAAAGGACAG GTGAAGTTAAACCATTTGTTCCAGGATCTGTCGATCGACAAACTCCAGTCGACTTCTCTGACGATGTTACATGACTACCAAGAATTAGATCCCAGCTCCCCTCTGAACGTAGAACCAATGGAACTTTATTCTTACAAGATGAGACTCAAATGA
- the LOC131772488 gene encoding alpha-mannosidase 2 isoform X3, with protein MSYLSMWWKEADEKRKKLALEQLTNGQLEIVTGGWVMNDEANTHYYAMLDQMIEGHQWIEKNLGSGIKPMSGWAIDPFGHTPTMAYLLRRMGFHSMLIQRTHYQVKKHLGKEKNLEFMWRQNWDHGSSTDMFCHMMPFYSYDVPHTCGPDPKICCQFDFRRLQGGGISCPWRVPPVRIDDYNVASRARLLLDQYKKKAQLYRSNVLFVPLGDDFRYETTFETHEQYTNYQKLMDHINSHPELKATVQFGTLSDYFNALWKTTGTEPGGQPKGFPALSGDFYTYADRDDHYWSGYYTSRPFYKNMDRALETQHRAAEIIFSVAESHARHHGSSSFAVEQLYGLLTNARRNLGVFQHHDGITGTAKDFVVVDYATRMLQSLNDMQRVIQDSAHFLLTSDKSQYRTPDKVLPPLKFGESRQAQDSMPTKEVLTLSNTPRAVVFYNSLTTEREQLVSLHISDPAAMVSDSQGKEVPSQVNLWWDHRDRISTAKYELVFVAKVAPLGVTTYFVSSGLGAKQSEYSSITEYNTNRNPEKPRKEFAHQVREPGSESIFLENDNLKVEFDSLRGLLKSITHKQDGSVTNVAIDFVSYGTKASGDRSGAYLFLPDGPAQAHGLGEQVTVYVSKGKLMQEVRVALPNVVHVVRLYSLSGPEGLTLDIQNKVDIRNQMNKELVMRIKSGIRNAGREYYTDLNGFQMQKRKTLDKIPIQANFYPLPSMAFLQDKSTRLTLLSAQSNGVAGLHEGELQVVLDRRLYQDDNRGLGQGVTDNKVTPANFRLVLQRFKSPHEPDGIPLAYPSLLSHRLLHHLNHPLFTLITPAQSADSENLLSVFESLQSSLPSDVFMVTLRSIGDKQRPRPSGEALLVLHRLGYDCNFECKCLTTTSKGQVKLNHLFQDLSIDKLQSTSLTMLHDYQELDPSSPLNVEPMELYSYKMRLK; from the exons ATGTCATATTTGTCAATGTGGTGGAAGGAAGCAgatgagaaaaggaaaaaacttgcTTTAGA ACAGTTAACTAATGGCCAGTTGGAGATTGTAACAGGAGGATGGGTGATGAATGATGAGGCAAACACTCATTATTATGCCATGCTGGATCAGATGATTGAGGGGCATCAGtggattgaaaaaaatcttgGTTCAG GAATCAAGCCGATGTCTGGCTGGGCCATTGATCCCTTTGGACACACACCCACAATGGCTTATCTTTTGAGACGCATGGGTTTCCATTCTATGTTGATTCAGAGGACGCATTATCAGGTGAAAAAGCATCTTGGCAAGGAGAAAAATCTTGAGTTTATGTGGCGACAGAACTGGG ATCATGGATCATCAACTGACATGTTTTGCCACATGAtgccattttacagttatgaTGTTCCTCACACTTGTGGTCCAGATCCAAAG ATTTGCTGCCAGTTTGATTTCCGTCGTCTGCAAGGTGGTGGTATAAGCTGCCCATGGAGAGTTCCACCTGTGAGAATTGACGATTACAATGTTGCATCAAG AGCCAGATTATTGTTAGATCAGTACAAGAAGAAAGCTCAGCTGTACAGAAGTAATGTGTTATTTGTACCTTTGGGAGATGATTTTCGATATGAGACAACATTTGAGACACACGAGCAGTATACCAACTATCAG AAACTTATGGACCATATCAATTCTCATCCAGAACTGAAGGCAACG GTACAATTTGGGACTTTGAGTGACTATTTCAATGCACTATGGAAAACCACAG GTACTGAGCCTGGAGGCCAACCAAAGGGGTTCCCAGCATTGAGTGGTGACTTCTACACTTATGCAGACAG GGATGATCACTATTGGAGTGGATATTATACATCCAGACCATTCTACAAGAATATGGACAGGGCGCTGGAAACACAACACAG ggCTGCTGAAATAATATTCTCAGTGGCAGAGTCCCATGCTCGCCACCATGGAAGTTCCAGCTTCGCTGTGGAGCAGCTCTATGGTCTTCTCACTAATGCACGTAGAAACCTGGGCGTATTTCAACATCATGATGGTATCACTGGAACAGCAAAGGACTTTGTAGTTGTTGATTATGCCACAAG GATGCTCCAATCTTTGAATGACATGCAGCGAGTGATACAGGACTCTGCCCACTTTCTGTTGACATCAGACAAATCACAGTACAGGACACCAGACAAAGTGTTACCGCCCCTTAAGTTT GGTGAATCCAGACAAGCTCAAGATTCTATGCCAACTAAAGAGGTGCTAACTTTGTCCAATACACCAAG GGCTGTAGTATTTTACAATTCCCTGACTACAGAAAGAGAGCAGTTAGTCAGCCTTCACATCTCGGACCCAGCTGCCATG GTTAGTGACAGTCAAGGAAAGGAAGTTCCAAGTCAGGTGAACTTATGGTGGGATCACAGAGACAGAATTTCAACTGCTAAATACGAA CTCGTGTTTGTCGCCAAAGTTGCCCCTCTGGGTGTGACCACGTACTTTGTGTCATCAGGCCTCGGAGCAAAACAGAGTGAATACTCCAGTATCACAGAATATAATACAAACAGAAATCCTGAAAAACCAAG GAAGGAATTTGCGCATCAAGTGAGGGAACCTGGTTCAGAAAGCATCTTCTTGGAAAATGACAATCTTAAAGTTGAATTTGATAGTCTTCGAGGTTTGTTGAAG AGCATTACACATAAGCAAGACGGATCAGTAACCAATGTTGCCATTGATTTTGTGTCGTATGGCACCAAAGCGAGCGGGGATAGGAGTGGAGCGTATCTGTTTCTCCCTGACGGGCCTGCCCAG GCTCATGGCCTTGGAGAGCAGGTTACAGTGTATGTAAGCAAAGGCAAGTTG ATGCAAGAAGTACGTGTTGCTCTTCCCAATGTGGTGCATGTAGTCAGACTGTACTCACTATCAG GACCCGAAGGACTAACTCTGGATATCCAGAACAAAGTAGACATACGAAATCAAATGAACAAG GAattggtgatgagaataaaaagcGGTATTCGGAACGCTGGCCGAGAATATTACACTGATCTTAACGGATTTCAG ATGCAAAAGCGCAAAACACTTGACAAGATTCCTATCCAAGCCAACTTTTACCCTCTCCCTTCCATGGCTTTCCTTCAAGATAAATCGACGCGTTTGACACTTCTGTCAGCTCAGTCCAATGGAGTAGCCGGTCTACACGAAG GTGAACTTCAAGTGGTTCTTGATCGCCGTTTGTACCAGGATGATAACAGAGGCTTGGGTCAGGGCGTGACTGACAACAAAGTTACCCCCGCTAACTTCAGGCTGGTTCTACAGCGATTCAAAAGTCCACATGAACCT GACGGTATTCCACTTGCCTACCCCTCCCTCCTTAGTCACAGATTGCTGCACCATCTTAATCACCCGCTGTTCACGTTAATAACTCCAGCTCAGTCCGCTGACTCCGAGAACCTGCTGTCGGTTTTCGAAAGTTTACAGTCCAGTCTACCGAGTGATGTCTTCATGGTCACCTTGCGCTCAATTGGAGATAAACAGCGGCCTCGACCCAGTGGCGAGGCTTTGTTGGTACTTCACCGTCTAGGATatgattgtaattttgaatGCAAGTGCCTCACAACGACAAGTAAAGGACAG GTGAAGTTAAACCATTTGTTCCAGGATCTGTCGATCGACAAACTCCAGTCGACTTCTCTGACGATGTTACATGACTACCAAGAATTAGATCCCAGCTCCCCTCTGAACGTAGAACCAATGGAACTTTATTCTTACAAGATGAGACTCAAATGA
- the LOC131772494 gene encoding calcyclin-binding protein-like, translated as MEKVQELKETRDEIQNILSTATRARVKKILQDELERVEREIETEEKRAAKPTVKKPHVTLTKITSYAWDQSQKFVKIYINLPEVETLPEENISSKFTSKSMELKVLGLKGKNYHFQIINLLHPILPESSSVKVKSGRVTLLLKKDKDESWSCLTVTENLKNMKEQPKVDDKKDPGEGIMDLMRKMYDEGDDEMKRTIAKAWTESREKQNSYDPLS; from the coding sequence ATGGAGAAAGTTCAAGAACTTAAAGAAACCAGAGATGAAATTCAGAACATCCTCTCGACTGCAACTCGTGCACGTGTCAAAAAAATCCTACAAGACGAGTTGGAACGCGTAGAACGAGAAatcgaaactgaagaaaagaGGGCAGCGAAGCCCACCGTGAAGAAACCGCATGTCACCTTGACTAAAATCACGTCGTACGCTTGGGATCAATCACAAAAATTCGTGAAAATTTACATCAATTTGCCGGAAGTGGAAACTCTTCCTGAAGAGAATATCTCTTCGAAATTCACCTCCAAGTCAATGGAGTTGAAAGTACTTGGTTTGAAAGGAAAGAATTATCATTTTCAGATAATCAATCTGTTGCATCCTATTCTTCCCGAATCCAGTTCAGTGAAAGTTAAATCTGGACGTGTGACTCTCCTTTTGAAGAAGGACAAAGACGAAAGTTGGTCTTGTTTGACCGTGACAGAGAACTTGAAGAATATGAAAGAGCAGCCGAAAGTGGACGACAAAAAGGATCCTGGAGAAGGAATAATGGACTTGATGAGGAAGATGTACGACGAAGGAGATGATGAGATGAAAAGGACCATAGCTAAGGCCTGGACGGAGTCAAGGGAAAAGCAGAATTCATATGATCCGTTGTCCTAG
- the LOC131772485 gene encoding AP-3 complex subunit sigma-1-like, producing MIKAILVFNNHGKPRMTKFFVHYSEDMQHQIIRETFHIVSRRDDNVCNFLEGGTLIGGSDFKIIYRHYATLYFVFCVDSSESELGILDLIQVFVETLDKCFENVCELDLIFHMDKVHFILQEIVMGGMVLETNMSEILTHIEAQNKLEKSEAGISAAPQRAMSAVRNISPNLHNLPKPNINLPSMKSLPHINLPSFK from the exons atGATTAAGGCGATACTTGTATTCAACAACCATGGGAAACCTCGGATGACGAAATTTTTTGTGCATTAT tctGAGGACATGCAACATCAAATAATAAGAGAAACATTTCACATAGTCTCAAGAAGGGATGACAATGTTTGTAATTTCTTAGAAGGGGGAAC GTTGATCGGTGGTTCTGACTTCAAGATTATTTACCGACATTACGCTACGCTTTATTTTGTGTTCTGTGTGGATTCATCAGAGAGTGAGCTAGGAATACTTGATCTCATACAG GTATTTGTGGAAACTTTAGAcaagtgttttgaaaatgtctGTGAGCTGGATCTTATATTTCATATGGACAAG GTTCACTTTATTTTACAAGAGATTGTAATGGGTGGTATGGTACTAGAAACAAACATGTCTGAGATTTTAACCCACATTGAGGCACAgaataaattagaaaaatcaGAG GCTGGAATAAGTGCTGCACCTCAGAGAGCAATGTCTGCTGTTAGAAATATCAGTCCAAACCTACATAATCTTCCCAAACCTAATATAAACCTACCATCCATGAAATCACTCCCGCACATAAACTTACCCTCCTTCAAGTAG